The Novipirellula artificiosorum genome contains a region encoding:
- a CDS encoding divalent metal cation transporter, with translation MAEQETAGNSTTERMQAEVAELQRLNSEPFATSALGYIKRTGPGLLQSAMTLGAGSAAASVIAGASFGYKLLWVQPVAMFLGVMMLGALSNVVLTTGERPYKSFGREIGKWLVVLWALGTIMSSIIWHFPQYGLAASAARDLGDLQGIVSTPPEIGSANALIEEAQKTKDAVQIAAANEALASARSETPMGLGFTQAGLMVSFGIGLLILCINIVTTFNYGGDSRGVRVYEWFLRGCIALVVVMFGMVVVAKIDVVAGDIGEIFKGFIGWYGIPNLWNPDGTMNNSTVTQVLGMLGAAVGINMTFLYPYSLLKKGWGKDHKKLARWDLGMTMFLPFVLVTSLVIIAMKVGGVYDGADVVNTTIKPLGAAKALSGVLGENAGRVIFDLGLIGMTCGAISTHMVVCGFTFCEMFGLEQTKSRFRMFALVPAIGILGVISSLPIWFPVAASAVCFTMLPIAYFAFLIMNNKRSYIGDAVGSGWTRVVFNLVLVIALAVATIGSGIKIYGNVIQKLFPAKAPAAAVIQGDALSSVQPIEMKE, from the coding sequence ATGGCGGAACAAGAAACGGCCGGCAATTCGACCACTGAACGAATGCAAGCCGAAGTTGCAGAGTTGCAGCGACTCAATTCAGAACCGTTTGCGACTTCCGCGCTCGGCTACATCAAACGCACGGGGCCGGGACTGTTGCAAAGTGCGATGACGCTCGGCGCTGGCAGTGCGGCGGCATCGGTGATCGCGGGTGCATCCTTCGGTTACAAATTATTGTGGGTCCAACCCGTCGCGATGTTTTTAGGCGTCATGATGCTCGGCGCGCTCAGTAACGTGGTGCTGACGACCGGCGAACGCCCCTACAAATCGTTTGGTCGCGAGATCGGAAAATGGCTCGTTGTTCTATGGGCACTTGGGACCATCATGTCGTCGATCATTTGGCACTTTCCCCAGTACGGCCTTGCCGCCAGTGCCGCACGCGACCTTGGGGATCTACAAGGGATCGTCAGCACGCCACCTGAAATTGGGTCGGCAAATGCCCTAATCGAAGAGGCTCAGAAGACAAAGGATGCGGTTCAAATTGCTGCAGCGAACGAAGCGTTGGCTAGCGCTCGGAGTGAAACACCCATGGGGCTCGGGTTCACCCAAGCTGGCTTGATGGTCAGCTTTGGAATCGGGCTACTGATTCTGTGTATCAATATCGTCACCACGTTCAACTACGGCGGTGATTCTCGAGGTGTACGGGTCTATGAGTGGTTCCTGCGAGGCTGTATTGCACTGGTCGTGGTAATGTTTGGGATGGTGGTCGTCGCCAAGATCGATGTTGTCGCCGGCGATATTGGTGAGATCTTCAAAGGCTTCATTGGATGGTATGGCATTCCAAACCTTTGGAACCCAGACGGGACGATGAACAACAGCACCGTCACTCAAGTTCTTGGGATGCTCGGCGCGGCCGTGGGAATCAATATGACGTTCCTGTATCCGTATTCGTTGCTGAAGAAGGGTTGGGGTAAGGATCACAAAAAGCTCGCTCGTTGGGACTTGGGCATGACGATGTTCTTGCCGTTCGTGCTCGTCACGTCGCTTGTCATCATCGCGATGAAGGTGGGTGGCGTTTATGACGGAGCCGATGTTGTCAATACGACCATCAAGCCACTTGGCGCGGCGAAAGCGCTCAGCGGCGTGCTCGGTGAAAACGCGGGCCGGGTGATCTTCGACCTTGGCTTGATCGGGATGACCTGCGGTGCAATCAGCACTCACATGGTCGTGTGTGGTTTCACCTTCTGCGAAATGTTCGGGCTCGAACAAACCAAATCTCGGTTTCGAATGTTTGCCCTGGTTCCCGCCATCGGGATTCTCGGTGTGATCTCATCGCTGCCAATCTGGTTTCCTGTGGCGGCATCCGCTGTCTGCTTTACGATGCTTCCGATCGCCTATTTCGCCTTCTTGATCATGAACAACAAACGCAGCTACATCGGCGACGCGGTCGGATCTGGTTGGACACGCGTGGTGTTCAATCTCGTTTTGGTAATCGCATTGGCGGTCGCCACGATTGGGTCGGGCATCAAGATCTATGGCAACGTGATTCAGAAGCTGTTTCCTGCGAAGGCTCCTGCAGCTGCGGTCATCCAGGGCGACGCGCTGAGCAGCGTGCAGCCGATCGAGATGAAGGAGTGA
- a CDS encoding 3-keto-disaccharide hydrolase, whose product MICFRRVLIASVCVWFAVVHCFETVAQELQFRDLFNGKDLSGWVDVNTSPDTWSVKDGLLVCTGQPIGVMRSDRHYENFVLEIEWRHMQPGGNSGVFLWSDAETTEDDPLPMGMEVQMLELDWVNQNRRADGSLPPIAYVHGELFPVGGMTAVPENPRGTRSKSVENRCKGVGQWNHYVVVAVDGNVKLSVNGKFVNGIRDASVKKGYLCLESEGREIHFRKIRIMELPPGMADEPATATRVK is encoded by the coding sequence ATGATTTGTTTCCGTCGCGTGTTGATCGCCTCGGTGTGCGTCTGGTTCGCAGTGGTTCACTGCTTCGAAACCGTTGCTCAAGAATTGCAGTTTCGTGACCTGTTCAATGGCAAGGATTTGAGCGGGTGGGTCGATGTGAACACCTCGCCGGACACGTGGAGCGTCAAAGACGGATTGTTGGTTTGCACGGGGCAACCCATCGGTGTGATGCGGTCCGATCGGCACTACGAAAACTTCGTTTTGGAGATCGAGTGGCGACACATGCAACCGGGAGGTAATTCCGGTGTGTTTCTCTGGTCCGATGCGGAGACGACGGAGGACGATCCTTTGCCGATGGGCATGGAAGTTCAGATGTTAGAACTCGACTGGGTGAATCAGAACCGTCGTGCCGACGGATCCTTGCCTCCCATCGCCTATGTGCATGGTGAGCTTTTTCCAGTCGGAGGGATGACGGCGGTTCCGGAGAACCCGCGAGGCACACGAAGCAAGTCGGTGGAAAACCGCTGCAAAGGGGTTGGCCAATGGAATCACTATGTGGTGGTAGCTGTCGACGGCAACGTCAAGCTTTCGGTCAACGGGAAGTTCGTCAATGGAATTCGTGATGCTTCGGTAAAGAAGGGTTACCTCTGCCTTGAATCGGAAGGTCGAGAGATTCATTTTCGCAAAATTCGAATCATGGAATTACCGCCTGGAATGGCTGACGAACCCGCGACAGCGACTCGTGTCAAGTAA
- a CDS encoding metal-dependent transcriptional regulator, which produces MLSPPVLLICIVLTFALCVLLWVKLHSVSRLYRSLRQNERIVIEDALKHLYDCEYHGSTATLQSLAGVLQTDADRVVDLTARLEAMELLRCEEAGLRLTDEGRRNALRMIRIHRLWETYLAQRTGLPESHWHYEADRREHTTSPEQVERIAHETGNPRFDPHGDPIPTPDGELPEHRGSPLSDHPAGSSLTVVHVEDEPEAVYAQLREKGVTVNQQVNLLDRSSEGVRLEIDGQEQTMAPVVAANVWVVPHTTDAPRRPVERLSSLLVGESRRVVGLSPRCQGIQRQRFLDLGLVPGTKVTSVMQSPAGDPTGYRIRGAVIALRSEQANMIQIEPRRVEP; this is translated from the coding sequence ATGTTAAGCCCCCCCGTCCTACTGATTTGCATTGTTCTGACGTTCGCCCTCTGCGTGCTGTTGTGGGTCAAGCTTCACTCGGTTTCTCGGCTTTATCGTTCGCTGCGACAAAACGAGCGGATTGTGATCGAGGATGCGCTGAAGCACCTCTATGATTGTGAATACCATGGCTCCACGGCGACACTGCAAAGCTTAGCCGGGGTGCTACAGACCGATGCCGATCGGGTGGTCGATTTGACCGCCCGGCTTGAGGCGATGGAGTTGTTGCGATGTGAAGAGGCGGGTTTGCGATTGACCGACGAGGGACGGCGCAACGCACTTCGCATGATCCGAATCCACCGTTTGTGGGAAACGTATCTGGCCCAACGCACGGGGTTACCGGAGTCTCATTGGCACTATGAAGCGGATCGGCGAGAGCACACGACATCGCCGGAGCAGGTGGAACGGATCGCGCATGAAACGGGCAACCCTCGTTTTGATCCTCACGGCGACCCCATTCCCACGCCTGATGGCGAGCTTCCCGAGCATCGTGGCTCCCCGCTGTCGGATCATCCGGCGGGTTCGTCCTTGACGGTGGTGCATGTCGAAGATGAACCAGAGGCTGTTTACGCTCAACTTCGAGAGAAGGGCGTAACCGTGAATCAACAAGTCAACTTGCTCGATCGATCTTCCGAAGGAGTCCGATTGGAGATTGACGGACAAGAACAGACGATGGCGCCTGTTGTGGCGGCCAATGTCTGGGTCGTTCCTCACACGACCGACGCACCAAGAAGGCCCGTGGAACGACTTTCCTCGCTCCTTGTGGGCGAGTCGCGGCGTGTGGTGGGGTTGTCGCCAAGATGCCAAGGCATTCAGCGGCAGCGATTCTTGGACCTTGGCCTTGTTCCAGGAACGAAGGTGACATCGGTCATGCAGAGCCCGGCAGGCGATCCAACGGGATACCGGATTCGCGGTGCTGTGATTGCCTTGCGAAGTGAGCAGGCAAACATGATTCAAATCGAACCACGACGAGTCGAACCATGA
- the feoB gene encoding ferrous iron transport protein B — protein sequence MKFARSPCDRCPANPQAMPVKIGTQQVLETDSNVDLVVALGGNPNTGKSTVFNALTGLRQHTGNWPGKTVARAEGSLTHQGLRYRLVDLPGTYSLMATSYDEEIARDFLLFGRPDVTVVVVDATRLDRNLNLALQVLEITDRVVLCLNLMDEARRHGLTIDVDQLSEELGVPVVPTSARFDQGLDKLLATIHSVATGKLICKPVRIQTWSDELRGAIEQLTTQLCAVDHELANAQWVALRLLDGDERVAEAVRCGELVGAADSITAEESRSREQILKLASSLRWQLGAGFHDSLVETIFAKAGKIADATVTRSGDENGPAFDRKLDQILTSRWTGFPVMILLLAVVLWLTIAGANVPSAFLFSILIDTVYPQLKSVAATIGMPWWLSGVLIDGVYLATAWVISVMLPPMAIFFPLFTLLEDFGYLPRVAFNLDHLFKRAGGHGKQALTMCMGLGCNAAGVIATRIIESPRERLIAIISNNFALCNGRWPTQILLATIFFGALVPSYLAGLVAATAVLFVALLGVLLTFVVSWLLSRTVLQGEASIFHLELPPYRPPRLLQTLYTSLIDRTIFVLWRAIVFAAPAGAVIWLTANLTWGDASLAEHLVHWLDPLGVLIGLNGIILLAYFIAIPANEIVIPTILMLTVLVFGMHDSGKGAGVMFELESTNATKGILEAGGWTVLTAVNVMLFSLVHNPCSTTIYTIWKETRSMKWTVLATFLPLAMGVVLCYLVAQIWNLTLG from the coding sequence ATGAAATTCGCTCGATCCCCTTGCGACCGGTGTCCCGCCAATCCACAAGCGATGCCCGTGAAGATTGGCACGCAACAAGTGCTCGAAACGGATTCCAACGTCGACTTGGTCGTCGCGCTCGGTGGCAATCCGAATACGGGCAAGAGCACCGTGTTTAACGCGTTGACGGGACTGCGGCAGCACACCGGCAATTGGCCTGGCAAGACCGTTGCCCGCGCCGAAGGCAGTCTTACCCACCAGGGGTTGAGGTATCGACTTGTTGATTTGCCCGGCACGTATTCGTTAATGGCGACAAGCTATGACGAAGAGATCGCGCGGGACTTTTTGCTTTTCGGGCGTCCCGACGTGACCGTTGTTGTCGTCGATGCCACTCGATTGGATCGGAACCTGAACCTCGCACTGCAAGTGCTGGAGATAACCGATCGTGTGGTGCTCTGTTTGAACTTGATGGACGAGGCACGGCGTCACGGATTGACCATTGATGTTGATCAATTGTCGGAGGAACTTGGCGTCCCCGTTGTGCCCACCAGCGCACGATTTGACCAGGGCTTGGACAAGCTGCTTGCCACGATTCACTCGGTTGCAACGGGGAAGCTCATCTGTAAGCCGGTTCGAATTCAGACATGGTCCGACGAACTGCGCGGTGCGATTGAGCAACTTACCACACAGCTGTGTGCGGTCGACCACGAATTGGCAAATGCCCAGTGGGTTGCCCTGCGGTTACTTGATGGCGATGAGCGTGTTGCCGAAGCGGTGCGTTGTGGGGAGCTTGTGGGAGCCGCGGATTCGATCACTGCCGAGGAAAGTCGATCGCGAGAGCAGATTCTGAAACTCGCTTCCTCCTTGCGTTGGCAACTCGGTGCTGGCTTCCACGATTCCTTGGTGGAAACCATTTTTGCCAAGGCGGGTAAGATCGCAGACGCGACCGTGACGCGCAGCGGCGACGAAAATGGGCCAGCGTTTGATCGAAAATTGGATCAAATCCTGACGAGCCGTTGGACGGGATTTCCTGTCATGATTCTGTTGTTGGCCGTCGTGCTGTGGCTGACCATCGCCGGCGCAAACGTTCCCTCCGCCTTTCTATTCTCTATCTTGATCGATACCGTTTACCCGCAATTGAAGTCTGTCGCAGCGACGATCGGAATGCCATGGTGGTTATCGGGCGTTCTGATCGATGGCGTTTATCTGGCCACGGCATGGGTGATCAGCGTGATGTTGCCTCCGATGGCGATTTTTTTTCCGCTCTTCACTTTGCTTGAGGATTTTGGATATTTGCCGCGTGTTGCCTTCAACCTCGATCACTTGTTCAAACGCGCGGGTGGTCATGGCAAACAAGCGCTGACAATGTGTATGGGGTTAGGCTGCAATGCGGCGGGAGTGATCGCGACGCGAATTATCGAGAGCCCACGTGAGCGGCTGATTGCGATCATCAGCAATAACTTTGCCCTTTGCAACGGTCGTTGGCCGACTCAGATCTTGTTGGCAACGATCTTCTTCGGCGCACTGGTTCCCTCCTACTTGGCGGGGTTGGTCGCAGCAACCGCGGTGCTCTTTGTGGCCCTGTTGGGTGTCCTGCTGACCTTTGTGGTGTCGTGGTTGTTGTCGCGAACGGTTCTGCAAGGTGAAGCCTCGATCTTTCACTTGGAACTGCCGCCGTATCGCCCGCCGCGGTTGTTGCAAACGCTTTACACCTCCTTGATCGACCGTACCATTTTTGTCCTCTGGCGAGCGATCGTGTTTGCGGCACCGGCAGGTGCCGTCATTTGGTTGACGGCAAACTTGACATGGGGCGACGCATCCTTGGCCGAACATCTTGTCCACTGGCTGGACCCCCTCGGTGTACTGATCGGACTCAATGGTATTATCTTGCTTGCCTACTTCATTGCGATCCCAGCGAACGAGATTGTGATTCCAACGATCTTGATGTTGACGGTCTTGGTTTTTGGCATGCATGATTCCGGGAAGGGTGCCGGCGTGATGTTTGAACTTGAATCGACCAATGCGACCAAGGGAATCTTGGAAGCGGGTGGATGGACCGTGCTGACTGCGGTGAACGTGATGCTCTTTAGTTTGGTTCACAACCCCTGCTCGACGACGATCTACACGATTTGGAAAGAAACACGTAGCATGAAATGGACGGTTCTCGCCACCTTCTTACCTTTAGCGATGGGAGTGGTGCTCTGTTATCTCGTCGCCCAAATCTGGAATCTGACGCTCGGATAG
- a CDS encoding RrF2 family transcriptional regulator produces the protein MLSKTAEYALRAITCMGSRFGHPASADVLAGETKVPRRYLHRVLQDLAAAGLVQSRSGPGGGYELAIETDKITILDVINAVAPLERIESCPLGLKSHSTLCPLHAELDSAYAKTESAFAGVTIRDLLESTSPIMPLREAR, from the coding sequence ATGCTTTCAAAGACTGCGGAATACGCGCTGCGAGCCATTACCTGCATGGGCAGCCGATTTGGGCATCCCGCTTCGGCCGATGTGCTTGCTGGCGAAACGAAAGTGCCACGAAGGTACCTCCACCGCGTCTTGCAAGACCTGGCTGCTGCAGGGCTGGTTCAATCGCGGTCCGGTCCCGGGGGCGGCTATGAACTGGCCATCGAGACGGACAAGATCACGATTCTGGACGTCATCAACGCGGTAGCGCCGTTGGAACGAATTGAGAGCTGCCCGCTCGGGCTCAAGTCGCATTCCACACTCTGTCCGCTACATGCTGAACTCGACAGTGCCTACGCGAAAACCGAATCCGCATTTGCTGGGGTCACGATTCGGGACCTACTTGAATCCACCAGCCCGATCATGCCGCTGCGTGAAGCCCGCTAG
- a CDS encoding DUF4956 domain-containing protein, whose protein sequence is MIPEWLAVETTSLDPLVETVAIRLLFAWLCGWIVAMLARRHQPANSRDTLTVTLVLMSILIAMATQIIGDNIARAFSLVGALSIVRFRTAVPATRDVAFVLAAVVVGMAVGAGQYWVTALGLVTVALATQFNKSSENTGSGTAGGTGKTTTAKSLRLSIVVGLSATEGWEQELKQSVESYELLTAETTRRGGAMELVYRLVPNEDTDAIKLIASLNALSTVESVSVKQVK, encoded by the coding sequence ATGATACCTGAGTGGCTTGCTGTTGAAACGACATCGCTCGACCCATTGGTGGAAACGGTTGCCATTCGGCTATTGTTCGCATGGTTGTGTGGTTGGATTGTCGCGATGTTGGCGCGACGCCATCAACCCGCGAACTCACGTGATACGTTGACGGTGACGTTGGTGTTGATGAGCATCTTGATCGCAATGGCGACACAAATCATCGGTGACAATATTGCCCGTGCCTTCAGCCTTGTCGGTGCGCTGTCGATCGTCCGATTTCGTACCGCCGTACCTGCGACACGTGATGTCGCCTTTGTGTTGGCTGCGGTGGTCGTCGGAATGGCAGTCGGAGCCGGCCAGTACTGGGTGACAGCACTTGGCTTGGTCACGGTCGCACTGGCGACGCAGTTCAACAAGAGCTCGGAAAACACAGGTTCGGGGACTGCGGGGGGGACGGGGAAGACCACGACTGCAAAGTCGCTGCGGTTGTCGATCGTGGTGGGGCTCTCGGCGACGGAAGGTTGGGAACAAGAACTGAAACAATCGGTCGAGTCTTACGAGCTTCTTACGGCGGAAACAACTCGGCGCGGTGGAGCCATGGAGTTGGTGTACCGTTTGGTGCCGAATGAAGATACCGACGCCATCAAGCTGATCGCATCTCTCAATGCGCTTTCGACCGTGGAATCGGTGTCGGTCAAGCAGGTCAAATAG